Genomic segment of Streptomyces longhuiensis:
TCCCTGGAGCGAGCGGGCGAGGTCCGCGCCATCTTCTACCGCCGCACCCGGCACGGCCCCCTGAGCCTCACCCCCGTCACCCCCGAGGACGCCGAATCCCTCGCCGCCCGCCTGGCCGGCCTCGGCCTCGTCCTGCCCGTCGTGAGCGCGGCCCACGACACCGCCACCGCCTTCGCCGATGCCTGGCAGCGGCACACGGGCGCGACGCCCACCCTCAGCACGCGGATCCGTCTGTACCGTCTCGGCACGCTCACCGCACCGGAGCCGGTCCCGGCGGGCCGGGGCCGACGCGTGGGCGAACAGGACCGCGAGCAACTCTTCCGCTGGCACCGCGAGTTCGCCGCCGACGTCGGGGAGGACGTCACCATCGACGCCGCCACCTGGGCCGACACCCGCTTCGGCGACAAGCGCTACACGTTCTGGGAGACCCCGGACGGCACCCCTGTCTCCATGGCGGGCATGACCGCGCTGGTCGGCGGCATGATCCGGGTGGACCCCGTCTACACCCCGGCCCACCTCCGCGGTCGCGGCTACGCGGGCGCGGTGACGGTCGAGGTGAGCCGAGCCGCCCTGGCCGCAGGCGCCAAGGAGGTCGCGCTCTACGCCGACCCGGCCAACTCCACCAGCAACGCCCTTTACCAACGAATCGGCTACGTCCCACTCACCGAATGGGCCGTGTACGACTTCGCCCACTGACGGCGGCACGGCCCGATCCGACGCTGTCCTTGTCCGCCGGATTGCCAGAGCCCGTCATGACATGACGCAAGAGGCCCCCGGATCTCTCCGGGGGCCTCTCATCTGTGTGCACTCGGCAGGATTCGAACCTGCAACCTTCTGATCCGTAGTCAGATGCTCTATCCGTTAAGCTACGAGTGCTTGTTCTGTTTTTGTCTCGGTCCCGGCCCCTTCGGCCCGTTCCCGGCGACAGGAAGAACATTACATGACTGCCGCCGTCATGTGAAATCCGATTGCCGCACCCCTTGTGAGCTGGGCAAACACCGTCTTGCGGGTCCGAAACGCCGAAGCCCCGGTCCGTCAGGACCGGGGCTTCGGATCTTGGAGCGGAGGCGGAGGGATTTGAACCCTCGATGGGCTTTAAGGCCCAAACCGCATTAGCAGTGCGGCGCCATAGACCGGACTAGGCGACGCCTCCAGCACGACCCCCCGCGCGAGCGCGAGTGGTGCGTCCAGATGATGACACAGCAGCGCGCCGTGTCACCAATCGGCCCCCACGGTACTAGGCGTCCAGGCCAGAGACAAAGCACTTCCGTTCGTCCTCGTGTTCCCGGGCCCACCGCAACATCGCGGGCCGCCCGGCGTTAGACGCGGTGGAGCCGCTCGGGACGGTGCGGTTCCTCGTCTTCTCTTCTCACTCATTCGTGGAGCCCACCTCATGTTGCTGCGCCGTATCGCCCTCACCGCCGCATCCGCCGCCGCGCTCTGCGCGGTCCCCGCCACCGCCCACGCCGACCCGGGACCGCTCGGCCTCCCCCAGTTGTTCGCCAAGCCCGCCACCCAGGACCGGCTACAGGTGTCCGTCACCGACACGGGTGACGGAAGGGACGGGACGTACGAGCTGGAGTGCGGGCCCTCGGGCGGTACGCATCCGGAACCCGCGAACGCGTGCGCGCGGCTCGACGAGCTGTCGGCGAACGGCCGCGACCCGTTCGCGCCGCTCTCGCC
This window contains:
- a CDS encoding GNAT family N-acetyltransferase; the encoded protein is MRPDDWHLTEDVDDFLARAGDFLRSRPALHTTPLTTTEKLRTLGAEAYRADAPVFGSLERAGEVRAIFYRRTRHGPLSLTPVTPEDAESLAARLAGLGLVLPVVSAAHDTATAFADAWQRHTGATPTLSTRIRLYRLGTLTAPEPVPAGRGRRVGEQDREQLFRWHREFAADVGEDVTIDAATWADTRFGDKRYTFWETPDGTPVSMAGMTALVGGMIRVDPVYTPAHLRGRGYAGAVTVEVSRAALAAGAKEVALYADPANSTSNALYQRIGYVPLTEWAVYDFAH
- a CDS encoding SSI family serine proteinase inhibitor, with amino-acid sequence MLRRIALTAASAAALCAVPATAHADPGPLGLPQLFAKPATQDRLQVSVTDTGDGRDGTYELECGPSGGTHPEPANACARLDELSANGRDPFAPLSPDTQCTMQYGGPATARVTGTWHGRPVDATYKRTNGCEISRWQGLVPVLPATGP